The genomic DNA ACTCATGGCAGGGTTGCCACCCCCAGCATTACCACTTTGGGATCTTCTGAAAAGAAAAAATAAGCCTCCTATCAAAAGTACCGGGAAAATTAAGCTACTTACAGCCTGTTGCCATGGATTGGCTAATTTTGTGGGAGTTACAGCTATATCTACATTATTCTCAGTCAGTATTTTTAATAAATCTTTGTCAGGGGCTAAATTGACCTCAGACCTGCTCCCATCATTTTCAACAACTTGAGCTGTGGCATTATCTGGAGAAATTAGGACTCTGCTGATTTCTTTATCTTGCACTGCCTCTATAAAATCACTATATCTCAAGGTTTTTGTAGAACTTTCAGTACTAGGTTTATCAAAAACTGAAGTACCAATGAAAATTACAGTAATAACAGCTAGGACATAAAGTCCTACGTTTCTCCAACGTTTGTTCACGATAAAAAATCTTTCATAAATCTATAATACTAATAATAAAACAATATTAAGAGCGTCTTAGAACATCTACTACACTTTTGAATGCAAACCATTCAGGAATTGGTTCGCCATTCCTTAATTTCCTTCTAAATTCAGTACCACTAAGTTTCATGATTTCATAATTAAATTCTTTGGCTTCTTCAGCTGTTATGTATCCTTTTTCCTTTGTATAAACTAAATTTTTTGAAGGAACAGTTTGCATCATCAATTCATCTGCACACTTATTCGCAAAATTCTGGGCGTCATATGGACCATAAAAATCTTCACCAGTTGATGAAGACTTACAACCAGCCATATCTCTACCAATAATAAAGTGGGTGCAGCCATAATTTCTTCTGATTATCATATGTTGAATAGCTTCTCTTGGCCCTGCCATATGCATTGAATAAGGTAAAAAAGCCCATTTTATTCTTTCATCAGATATTTCCTGTTCTAATTCTTTATAGGTCAAATATCTAACTTTTCCAGGGATATCATCTTGTTGAGTTGGTCCACATGTTGGATGAACTAAAACAACTGATTTAGAGGAGACATTATCTGAAAGTAAGGCATTAGTAAATAATTCATAATGTGCTCTATGAATTGGATTTCTGCATTGAAATGCAACTACATCATGATTTGATGGCAGTGTAGATCTAACTTCTTCTGGGGTTTTGCAGGGGAATTCTCTAATTGGCAGTTCGAAACCATAAACTCTTCCTCCTATATAAAATCTCCCTCTCTCGTTAAAAATCATCTTAACAGCAGGATGATCTAAAGAATTAGTACCATAACAAAGTTCGGCTTCTAAGGATTTGTCAGGCTCCCATTTTGAGCTAACTTCTAAAACTGCTATTTTTTGTTTTTTATAAGTAAGCAATATTGTCTCTCCAGTTTTTACTTTTTCATTATTTGAATCAAATACTA from Prochlorococcus marinus XMU1402 includes the following:
- the sat gene encoding sulfate adenylyltransferase → MELQQKTKTDTNGLIPPYGGELKNLIIQDKNLKNDLISKATYEFECSERNACDVELLMVGAFSPLEGFMDENNYNSVIKNNRNTNGLLFGLPIVFDSNNEKVKTGETILLTYKKQKIAVLEVSSKWEPDKSLEAELCYGTNSLDHPAVKMIFNERGRFYIGGRVYGFELPIREFPCKTPEEVRSTLPSNHDVVAFQCRNPIHRAHYELFTNALLSDNVSSKSVVLVHPTCGPTQQDDIPGKVRYLTYKELEQEISDERIKWAFLPYSMHMAGPREAIQHMIIRRNYGCTHFIIGRDMAGCKSSSTGEDFYGPYDAQNFANKCADELMMQTVPSKNLVYTKEKGYITAEEAKEFNYEIMKLSGTEFRRKLRNGEPIPEWFAFKSVVDVLRRS